In one window of Helianthus annuus cultivar XRQ/B chromosome 17, HanXRQr2.0-SUNRISE, whole genome shotgun sequence DNA:
- the LOC110921376 gene encoding uncharacterized protein LOC110921376 — MESSLAFFVLLSLILTAIMNIDARPHREEYWQDSFDRRGTSVSPQPIKKSHCNTFAKASNPISSGHDDFEPRPNVSSYGNDVNPDGNKKDFEPRPNVSVYDEDTSLKGKENFKEEFEPRPNVSVFDNIIGLKGKTKVDEEFEPMPNVSVYDNDTSLKGKKNANEEFEPRPNVSIYDNDTGLRSKKNVKEEFEPRPNVSVYDNDTGVKGKKNVDEAFEPRPNVSVYDNDAGLKRKKNVDEEFEPRPNVSVYDNETGLKSKKNVDEEFETRPNVSIYDNDLRMKGKMTSKEDFEPRPNVSVYEG; from the exons ATGGAGTCTTCACTTGCTTTCTTCGTCCTCCTTTCACTTATCCTG ACTGCTATCATGAACATTGATGCTAGACCACATCGTGAAGAATATTGGCAGGACTCATTTGATCGAAGGGGTACTTCGGTGTCACCTCAGCCCATAAAGAAAAGTCATTGTAACACGTTCGCGAAGGCTAGTAACCCCATATCTTCAGGCCACGATGATTTCGAACCAAGACCTAATGTTTCAAGTTATGGCAATGATGTGAATCCAGATGGCAACAAAAAGGATTTTGAACCAAGACCAAACGTTTCCGTTTATGATGAAGATACAAGTTTAAAAGGTAAAGAGAACTTTAAAGAAGAGTTTGAGCCTAGGCCAAACGTCTCGGTTTTTGATAATATTATAGGGTTAAAAGGTAAAACTAAAGTTGATGAAGAGTTTGAGCCAATGCCAAATGTCTCGGTTTATGACAATGATACAAGTTTAAAAGGTAAAAAGAATGCTAATGAAGAGTTTGAGCCAAGGCCAAATGTCTCGATTTATGATAACGATACAGGTTTAAGAAGTAAAAAGAATGTTAAAGAAGAGTTTGAGCCAAGGCCAAACGTATCAGTTTATGATAACGATACAGGTGTAAAAGGTAAAAAGAATGTTGATGAAGCGTTTGAGCCAAGACCAAACGTCTCGGTTTATGATAATGATGCAGGTTTAAAACGTAAGAAGAATGTCGATGAAGAGTTTGAGCCAAGACCAAACGTATCAGTTTATGATAACGAAACAGgtttaaaaagtaaaaagaatGTTGATGAAGAGTTTGAGACGAGACCAAACGTATCGATTTATGATAATGACTTACGAATGAAAGGTAAAATGACATCTAAAGAAGACTTTGAACCAAGGCCAAATGTCTCAGTTTACGAGGGTTAA